From Algoriphagus sp. NG3, the proteins below share one genomic window:
- the trxA gene encoding thioredoxin: protein MNTKAKTFQELIDGDQPILVDFHATWCGPCKMMQPILEDTAKQLGGKVKIVKVDVDKNQLAASKFQVRGVPTLILFQKGKILWRESGVVQAHQLVNVLKSKIAESA, encoded by the coding sequence ATGAATACTAAAGCCAAAACATTTCAAGAGCTGATCGATGGAGACCAACCGATATTGGTGGATTTTCATGCAACCTGGTGTGGACCGTGTAAAATGATGCAGCCCATTTTAGAGGACACTGCCAAGCAGCTTGGAGGCAAAGTGAAGATTGTGAAGGTAGATGTGGATAAAAACCAGTTGGCGGCAAGTAAATTCCAGGTTCGGGGAGTTCCCACTTTGATATTGTTCCAAAAAGGGAAAATCCTCTGGAGGGAGTCTGGTGTAGTGCAAGCCCATCAACTTGTCAATGTGCTGAAATCCAAAATAGCAGAAAGTGCATGA
- a CDS encoding DUF2723 domain-containing protein: protein MLNYKQINNLTGWVVFAVATLVYVLTVEQTASFWDPGEFIAVAYKLQVPHPPGAPFFLLVYRMFSFFAFGDPLQVAYWMNVGSAVFSGFTILFLFWSITLFGKRLFRIQEGKEGKGETITLMGAGIVGSLVYTFSDSFWFSAVEAEVYAMSSFFTAIVIWAFLKWDVIKDPREENKWMIFIAYLVGLSIGVHLLNLVTLPALALIYYFKKYENPTLKGGIFAMFLGGVALIIINNLIIPGLPSLAGSMEIFFVNSIGLPFGSGIIVFMILFFAAVFYAYRYSRKKGNAILNTCLLSFIFILIGYSSYALIVVRANQDPIINENAPKDIISYVSYLKREQYGYRPLLHGQYFTAKLVAQEEGAPVYMKGKDKYEIVDYSLVNTYDPTKTTILPRIYSTQESHKRLYRQKLGLREGQEPTFGDNLYFMFSHQLGHMYWRYFMWNFSGRESDFSDAPWIGITDTFKDFPDYITENKGHNNYLMLPLLLGIIGLFFQAKVDPKSFYVNLMLFLMMGVVLVLYLNSPPVEPRERDYIYVGSFYAFAIWVGIGVMAMAHMIGRATKNLGTAGIIATLITLPVAGLMAGQNWNDHNRKGRYFSVDSARNFLASCAPNAILFTGGDNDTFPLWYVQEVENFRTDVRVIVLSYFDTDWYVQQMTRPVNESEALPFSLEPNRYQKGTNDVLYVMEREGMNAISVREYLKLLNSGSDLLKMETGGKSVANMVPSRNLILEVDSSAVANKNIIPEEFAPLFSPQMNLQVSGNYVTKGTLMLIDLITSNNWDRPIYFNNTSLATIGINIQEHVVMEGLTYRLLPVRKPDHVREELVNAELAYENFMTKFAFRGMDNPDAYLDEEYRRFASNHRSALNSVVIALLDEGDMEKASTLLNYGLEVMPNEAIPYDLSSGQSVPLFFEVGEDEKALDIIDKVSKKSLDMIEFYTKENRDYDREMMISIEMIKYFIPLLEERGYQEKAQELKLRMEQFLGPQQRGSGALDRR, encoded by the coding sequence ATGCTCAATTACAAGCAAATCAACAATCTGACCGGCTGGGTCGTTTTTGCGGTAGCTACACTTGTTTACGTTCTTACTGTCGAACAAACTGCCAGTTTCTGGGATCCAGGAGAGTTTATAGCTGTAGCCTACAAACTACAAGTGCCTCACCCACCGGGAGCACCCTTCTTCCTTTTGGTCTATCGAATGTTCAGTTTCTTTGCCTTCGGTGACCCGTTGCAGGTGGCTTATTGGATGAATGTGGGCAGTGCGGTATTCTCCGGATTTACCATCCTATTCCTTTTCTGGTCAATTACACTGTTTGGAAAAAGGCTTTTTAGAATCCAGGAGGGTAAGGAAGGCAAGGGGGAAACCATCACCTTGATGGGGGCCGGAATCGTAGGCTCACTGGTATATACTTTCTCTGACAGTTTTTGGTTCTCGGCCGTGGAAGCGGAAGTTTATGCCATGTCATCTTTTTTCACGGCGATTGTGATATGGGCATTTCTAAAGTGGGATGTGATCAAAGATCCCCGCGAGGAAAATAAATGGATGATCTTCATTGCCTACTTAGTGGGGCTATCTATAGGTGTTCACTTGCTGAATTTGGTGACACTCCCAGCTTTGGCACTTATATACTATTTCAAAAAGTACGAAAACCCAACACTGAAGGGCGGGATTTTCGCCATGTTCCTTGGAGGGGTAGCTCTGATTATTATCAATAATCTAATCATTCCCGGACTCCCAAGCCTGGCGGGTTCCATGGAGATATTCTTTGTGAATAGCATAGGATTGCCATTTGGCTCAGGCATCATCGTATTTATGATTTTGTTTTTTGCAGCGGTATTTTATGCCTATAGATACTCCCGTAAAAAAGGTAACGCTATACTTAATACATGCCTGCTCTCATTCATTTTCATCCTGATAGGATACTCCAGTTATGCACTGATCGTCGTACGTGCCAATCAAGATCCAATCATCAACGAAAATGCACCAAAGGACATCATCAGCTATGTTTCATACCTGAAGCGGGAGCAATATGGCTATAGACCTTTGCTGCATGGCCAATATTTTACAGCCAAACTAGTAGCTCAGGAAGAAGGTGCCCCTGTCTATATGAAAGGCAAGGATAAGTATGAAATCGTGGATTATTCTTTGGTAAACACCTACGATCCCACAAAAACCACTATTCTTCCTAGAATCTACTCTACGCAGGAAAGCCATAAGAGACTTTATCGTCAAAAACTAGGTCTAAGAGAAGGACAAGAGCCAACATTTGGAGACAACTTGTACTTTATGTTTTCCCATCAGTTGGGGCATATGTATTGGCGATATTTCATGTGGAACTTCTCAGGCCGTGAATCTGACTTCAGTGACGCTCCATGGATAGGGATCACGGATACCTTCAAAGATTTTCCAGATTATATCACCGAAAACAAAGGGCATAACAATTACCTGATGCTTCCACTGTTGTTGGGAATTATCGGTTTGTTCTTTCAAGCCAAGGTAGATCCAAAATCGTTCTACGTGAACCTTATGCTATTCCTGATGATGGGAGTAGTGCTGGTACTGTACCTGAATTCTCCTCCGGTGGAGCCGAGAGAGCGAGATTACATCTATGTAGGTAGCTTCTATGCCTTTGCAATCTGGGTAGGGATAGGCGTAATGGCCATGGCCCATATGATAGGCAGGGCTACTAAAAACCTCGGAACCGCAGGGATCATCGCCACACTGATTACATTGCCAGTAGCTGGCCTGATGGCAGGACAGAACTGGAACGACCACAACAGAAAAGGCCGATATTTCTCAGTAGATTCTGCCAGAAACTTCCTGGCATCCTGTGCGCCTAATGCAATTCTATTTACTGGTGGTGACAACGATACATTCCCGCTGTGGTACGTGCAGGAAGTGGAAAACTTCCGCACCGATGTCAGAGTGATTGTACTGAGTTACTTTGATACTGACTGGTATGTACAGCAAATGACCAGACCAGTGAACGAATCGGAAGCCTTACCGTTCAGTCTGGAGCCCAACCGCTATCAGAAAGGCACCAATGATGTGCTGTATGTGATGGAAAGAGAAGGCATGAATGCTATTTCTGTCAGGGAATACTTAAAACTCTTGAATTCAGGCTCTGATTTATTGAAAATGGAAACCGGCGGTAAATCAGTCGCCAATATGGTTCCATCAAGAAACTTGATTCTAGAAGTTGACAGTTCGGCTGTGGCAAACAAAAATATTATTCCTGAAGAATTTGCCCCATTATTCTCTCCGCAGATGAACCTTCAAGTTTCGGGCAACTATGTGACCAAAGGTACTTTGATGCTAATTGATTTGATCACATCAAATAATTGGGATAGACCGATTTATTTCAACAACACCTCGCTGGCTACCATAGGCATCAATATTCAGGAGCATGTGGTGATGGAAGGACTGACCTATCGCCTGCTTCCGGTGAGAAAGCCAGACCATGTGCGTGAAGAACTGGTAAATGCAGAGCTGGCTTATGAAAACTTCATGACCAAGTTTGCATTCCGTGGCATGGACAATCCAGATGCCTATTTAGACGAGGAATACAGGAGATTTGCCTCCAATCACCGAAGTGCGCTGAACAGCGTTGTGATTGCGCTTCTTGATGAAGGAGATATGGAAAAAGCGTCCACGCTTCTTAACTACGGTCTGGAAGTGATGCCAAACGAAGCGATTCCTTATGATCTCTCCAGTGGCCAGTCTGTCCCCTTATTCTTTGAGGTAGGAGAAGATGAAAAAGCACTGGATATCATCGACAAAGTGTCGAAAAAATCATTGGATATGATTGAATTCTACACCAAAGAAAACCGGGATTATGACAGGGAGATGATGATATCCATTGAGATGATAAAGTACTTTATCCCTCTTCTGGAAGAAAGAGGCTATCAGGAAAAAGCCCAGGAGCTAAAGCTTAGGATGGAGCAATTCCTAGGACCGCAACAAAGAGGAAGCGGGGCACTGGATAGAAGATAA
- a CDS encoding ATP-binding protein, protein MEALLLKSNVLIRNQKLDFTRFLFDKIDWNDRLIGILGARGTGKTTLLLQLAAQEFSSQNTGRILYTSLDDIYFSANSLITLAEQFEKLGGEILILDEVHKYPNWAREIKNIYDFQRNLKLIFTGSSIIDMIKENADLSRRAIFYNLPGLSFREYLNISGLGDFEAIELETLIKGHESIANEITKDFKPLIHFPNYLKAGYYPFFKENPNTYHIRIEQVLKLVLEIDLQFIKGIDPHNLRKLYQLLYILSQSVPFTPNISKLSEKIGITRNTLLLYLSYLEKAKIINSLQANGKSTSILQKPDKIYLENTNLGYAISKQEINIGNERETFFLNQLKNADHEVHLPKNGDFSVNDTYVFEVGGYNKSATQLQNQANSYVVSDGLEVGFKSKIPLWLFGFLY, encoded by the coding sequence ATGGAAGCACTACTCCTTAAGTCAAACGTACTCATACGAAATCAAAAGTTAGATTTCACCAGATTCCTATTTGACAAAATAGATTGGAATGATCGTTTGATCGGAATCCTTGGCGCTAGAGGAACTGGCAAAACTACTTTATTGCTGCAATTAGCTGCACAAGAATTCTCTTCGCAGAATACAGGAAGAATCCTCTATACTTCGCTGGATGATATCTATTTTTCTGCCAATTCATTAATCACTCTTGCTGAGCAATTCGAAAAACTAGGAGGAGAAATACTGATCTTGGACGAGGTTCACAAATACCCCAATTGGGCAAGAGAGATCAAAAACATCTACGACTTCCAACGCAATCTAAAATTGATATTTACCGGTTCTTCAATTATTGATATGATCAAGGAGAACGCAGATCTTTCCCGTAGAGCGATATTTTACAATCTCCCAGGGCTTTCATTTAGAGAATACTTAAACATCTCCGGCTTAGGGGATTTTGAAGCAATAGAATTGGAAACACTTATTAAAGGCCACGAATCCATCGCCAATGAGATCACTAAAGACTTCAAACCACTTATTCACTTCCCTAACTACCTTAAAGCAGGATATTATCCCTTCTTCAAGGAAAATCCGAATACATATCATATTAGAATAGAGCAGGTTCTAAAACTTGTCCTGGAAATAGACCTTCAATTCATCAAAGGAATAGATCCTCACAACTTAAGAAAACTATATCAGCTGCTTTATATACTCTCTCAAAGTGTTCCTTTCACTCCAAACATCAGTAAGCTGAGCGAAAAAATTGGGATCACAAGAAATACCTTATTGCTATATCTGAGTTATCTAGAAAAAGCGAAAATCATCAATTCCCTTCAGGCAAACGGCAAATCCACAAGCATCCTTCAAAAACCAGACAAAATATATCTTGAAAATACTAATCTGGGCTACGCTATCTCAAAGCAGGAAATTAACATCGGGAATGAACGTGAAACATTCTTTTTAAACCAATTGAAAAATGCTGATCATGAAGTTCATCTGCCAAAAAACGGTGATTTTTCCGTGAATGACACCTATGTATTTGAAGTAGGGGGCTATAACAAATCAGCTACACAACTTCAAAATCAGGCAAATTCATACGTTGTTTCAGATGGGCTTGAAGTTGGGTTTAAATCAAAAATCCCACTTTGGCTTTTCGGATTTCTTTATTGA
- a CDS encoding DUF6728 family protein has protein sequence MSENNKVKEFFKLGDFGNYFVRVFQKQNPEHKSNINLRMMHGINKISIVVFLVAVIFWVVKRFI, from the coding sequence ATGTCTGAAAACAACAAGGTCAAAGAATTCTTCAAACTAGGCGATTTTGGAAACTACTTCGTGAGGGTTTTTCAAAAACAGAACCCAGAGCATAAGTCGAATATAAATCTACGGATGATGCACGGGATTAATAAAATTTCGATTGTAGTGTTCCTAGTGGCTGTTATTTTCTGGGTAGTAAAGCGGTTTATTTGA
- the ispG gene encoding (E)-4-hydroxy-3-methylbut-2-enyl-diphosphate synthase: protein MDPIIKTLDQLYCDSLTSYSRRKTIPVRIGDVIVGGDNPIVVQSMTTVDTLDTEGSIEQSIRMIEAGCELVRITAPSIKEAENLQHIKDGLRKRGYTTPLVADIHFTPNAAEVAARIVEKVRVNPGNYADKKKFEVIEYTDATYQEELDRIRERFLPLVKICKEHGTAMRIGTNHGSLSDRIMSRYGDTPLGMVESALEFLRICEDENYFDIVISMKSSNTQVMVQAYRLLVEKLNEGGFKPYPLHLGVTEAGEAEDGRIKSAVGIGTLLEDGLGDTVRVSLTEDPEFEAPVAKALIDRYTNRQDHAAIKPIRDYPINPYEHFKRETEEIYNYGGHNVPRVITDISKVEKITEKEIKAVGHFYLPELDKWKMNDQGCDFVYSGANPIPFMLPNGMKEIQDAAIWTTVDDKANKFPLFDLVSFSLAEQFHAEINFLEIFDTEIAEAVKLIADRKDTVLILKTENKHAMPALRRAFVGLLEADSKVPVILKVSYPDQSADETMLYTATDVGGLLIDGLGDGIFISLEKEKAHSRDEVLAQIKLHNSVGFGVLQAARTRMSKTEYISCPSCGRTLFDLQETTAMIRKRTDHLKGVKIGIMGCIVNGPGEMADADYGYVGSGKGKITLYKGKEVMKRSVPSEKAVDKLIEIIKEDGMWNEPEVI, encoded by the coding sequence ATGGATCCAATTATCAAAACATTAGATCAGCTTTACTGTGATAGCTTAACGAGTTATTCCAGGCGTAAGACTATTCCAGTAAGAATCGGTGATGTCATCGTCGGTGGAGACAATCCTATCGTGGTGCAATCCATGACTACCGTAGATACGCTGGACACAGAAGGTTCCATAGAGCAAAGTATCCGGATGATAGAAGCAGGTTGTGAGCTGGTGAGAATAACTGCTCCAAGTATCAAGGAAGCAGAGAATCTTCAGCATATCAAAGATGGGCTTCGCAAAAGAGGCTATACTACTCCACTGGTGGCTGATATCCATTTTACCCCTAATGCTGCTGAGGTAGCTGCAAGGATAGTGGAAAAAGTGCGCGTGAACCCGGGGAATTATGCGGACAAGAAGAAATTTGAAGTAATAGAATACACTGATGCCACCTATCAGGAAGAGTTGGATAGAATCCGTGAGCGTTTCTTGCCTTTGGTGAAAATCTGTAAGGAACACGGAACAGCAATGAGAATCGGCACCAATCATGGTTCACTTTCTGACCGGATCATGAGTCGATATGGAGATACTCCATTGGGAATGGTGGAGTCTGCTTTAGAGTTTTTGAGGATATGTGAGGATGAAAATTACTTCGATATAGTGATTTCTATGAAGTCATCGAATACTCAGGTGATGGTGCAGGCCTATAGATTATTGGTAGAAAAGCTAAATGAAGGTGGGTTCAAACCTTATCCATTGCATCTGGGTGTGACCGAAGCAGGAGAAGCTGAAGATGGCAGGATCAAGTCAGCGGTGGGAATAGGGACTTTGTTGGAGGACGGATTGGGCGATACTGTCCGGGTTTCTTTGACAGAAGACCCTGAGTTTGAAGCTCCGGTAGCCAAAGCACTGATAGATCGGTATACAAATAGGCAAGATCATGCCGCAATCAAACCCATTAGAGACTATCCTATCAATCCCTATGAGCATTTCAAAAGGGAGACGGAGGAAATATATAATTATGGAGGGCATAATGTTCCCCGTGTAATTACGGATATTTCCAAGGTTGAAAAAATCACAGAGAAAGAAATAAAAGCGGTTGGTCATTTCTATTTACCCGAGTTGGACAAATGGAAAATGAATGATCAAGGTTGCGATTTTGTGTACTCTGGTGCCAATCCAATTCCTTTTATGCTGCCAAACGGTATGAAGGAAATCCAGGACGCTGCGATTTGGACGACTGTGGATGACAAGGCCAATAAATTCCCCTTGTTTGATTTGGTGAGTTTCTCCCTAGCCGAGCAATTTCATGCAGAAATCAATTTCCTTGAGATTTTTGATACAGAGATAGCCGAAGCAGTGAAGCTGATAGCTGATCGGAAAGACACAGTTCTGATTCTAAAAACGGAGAATAAGCATGCCATGCCTGCACTGCGTAGGGCTTTTGTAGGGCTTTTGGAGGCTGACTCCAAGGTGCCGGTGATCTTAAAAGTGAGCTACCCGGATCAGTCTGCTGATGAGACTATGCTCTATACCGCAACTGATGTAGGAGGATTGCTGATAGATGGACTTGGAGATGGGATCTTCATTTCTTTGGAAAAGGAAAAAGCTCATAGTCGTGATGAAGTTTTGGCGCAGATCAAGCTTCACAATTCGGTTGGGTTTGGCGTGCTTCAGGCAGCAAGGACAAGAATGTCAAAAACGGAATACATTTCCTGCCCATCCTGTGGAAGGACGCTGTTTGATCTTCAGGAGACTACCGCTATGATCAGAAAGCGCACGGATCATTTGAAAGGTGTGAAGATCGGAATTATGGGTTGTATAGTGAATGGCCCTGGAGAAATGGCTGATGCAGATTATGGCTATGTAGGCTCTGGTAAAGGGAAAATCACGCTTTACAAGGGCAAAGAAGTAATGAAAAGATCAGTTCCATCCGAAAAAGCCGTGGATAAATTGATAGAAATCATCAAGGAAGACGGGATGTGGAATGAGCCGGAGGTCATCTAA
- a CDS encoding SDR family oxidoreductase, with protein sequence MSKSILVTGGTKGIGRAIIERFAQENFDVYTCARNEADLTGFKLHLEGKYPGIKVLAIPADLSKKTEVSDFIEKVKAETVPDVLVNNTGVFLPGAIHNEPEGNFELMMETNLYSAYYVTRGFAQEMIARASGHIFTMGSVAGLTAYPNGGTYAVSKWAMLGMTKCLREELKPYQIKVTSILAGATYTASWEGVDLPVERFMKAEDVAESVWAAYNLSPHSVVEEIVIRPQLGDI encoded by the coding sequence ATGAGTAAAAGCATCCTCGTTACAGGAGGTACCAAAGGAATAGGCCGGGCGATCATTGAGCGATTTGCCCAAGAGAACTTTGATGTCTATACCTGTGCGCGAAACGAAGCTGATCTGACTGGTTTTAAGCTCCATCTGGAAGGTAAATACCCGGGGATTAAGGTACTGGCCATACCAGCTGACCTTTCGAAAAAAACTGAGGTTTCAGACTTTATAGAAAAGGTGAAAGCAGAAACTGTTCCTGATGTTCTGGTGAACAATACAGGCGTTTTCTTGCCTGGTGCGATTCACAATGAACCGGAAGGGAATTTTGAGCTGATGATGGAGACAAATCTGTATTCTGCTTATTATGTGACTAGAGGATTTGCTCAGGAAATGATCGCTAGGGCGTCTGGTCATATATTTACCATGGGCTCTGTAGCGGGGCTTACAGCCTATCCAAACGGCGGCACCTATGCTGTGTCCAAATGGGCAATGCTGGGAATGACCAAGTGTCTCAGGGAAGAGTTGAAGCCCTATCAAATAAAAGTGACTTCTATTTTAGCCGGCGCTACTTACACCGCTAGCTGGGAAGGAGTTGATTTACCTGTTGAAAGATTTATGAAGGCGGAGGATGTAGCAGAAAGTGTATGGGCTGCATATAACCTTTCGCCCCATTCTGTTGTTGAAGAAATAGTAATCCGACCTCAATTAGGAGATATATAA